One part of the Suncus etruscus isolate mSunEtr1 chromosome 2, mSunEtr1.pri.cur, whole genome shotgun sequence genome encodes these proteins:
- the LOC126000846 gene encoding hemoglobin subunit alpha: MVLSANDKANIKAAWDKVGGQAANYGAEALERTFASFPTTKTYFPHFDLSPGSAQVKGHGKKVADALTKAVGSLDDLPGVLSALSDLHAHKLRVDPVNFKLLSHCLLVTLAAHHPADFTPAVHASLDKFLASVSTVLTSKYR, from the exons ATGGTGCTGTCTGCCAACGACAAGGCCAACATCAAGGCCGCCTGGGACAAGGTGGGCGGCCAGGCTGCCAACTACGGCGCAGAGGCCCTGGAGAG gACCTTCGCGTCCTTCCCCACCACCAAGACCTACTTCCCCCACTTCGACCTGAGCCCCGGCTCCGCCCAGGTCAAGGGCCATGGCAAGAAGGTGGCAGATGCGCTGACCAAGGCCGTGGGCAGCCTGGACGACCTGCCCGGCGTGCTGTCCGCGCTCAGCGACCTGCACGCACACAAGCTGCGTGTGGACCCCGTCAACTTCAAG CTCCTGAGCCACTGTCTGCTGGTCACCCTGGCCGCTCACCACCCCGCGGATTTCACTCCCGCCGTCCACGCTTCTCTGGACAAGTTCTTGGCCTCCGTGAGCACTGTGCTGACCTCCAAGTACCGTTAA